A genomic stretch from Limnobacter thiooxidans includes:
- a CDS encoding alpha/beta fold hydrolase — translation MQLIPVLNGNVRLSVMTLGPAQSLERPCVFLHGLVTGNISTWYSVAALEMARDRQVILYDLRGHGDSAVPASGYDLDTQAEDLACVLDATVPDGEMVDLVGHSLGALIALRFALRFGKKVKHRVGRLILVDAPMPACEWVRPSLEQVQSPQALDDWLRSAPAMIGQLTGRRLERLSRRLQQLFFETSLVQDVCNMQAESPDDLRALTLPVTLVYGKQSPCRPVANTLRKLLPIRALLLIDCGHYIPSEAPEPLRDVVVGTLRYETAEESLQEKPVADAVQVSA, via the coding sequence ATGCAATTGATCCCCGTCTTGAATGGCAACGTCCGTCTTTCCGTGATGACTCTCGGCCCTGCCCAGTCACTGGAACGCCCTTGCGTGTTTCTGCACGGATTAGTCACCGGGAACATTTCCACCTGGTATTCCGTTGCGGCGCTTGAAATGGCCCGAGATCGACAAGTCATTTTGTATGACCTGCGCGGACACGGTGACAGCGCAGTACCCGCAAGTGGCTATGACCTGGACACCCAAGCCGAGGATTTGGCATGTGTACTGGACGCCACCGTGCCAGATGGGGAAATGGTTGACCTGGTTGGCCACAGTCTCGGTGCGCTGATTGCACTGCGCTTTGCCCTGCGATTTGGCAAAAAAGTGAAGCACCGAGTGGGAAGGTTGATCCTGGTGGATGCGCCCATGCCCGCCTGCGAGTGGGTTCGACCCAGTCTGGAACAAGTGCAGTCGCCGCAGGCCTTGGACGATTGGTTGCGCAGCGCACCCGCCATGATCGGCCAATTGACCGGGCGCCGGTTGGAGCGTTTGTCACGCCGGCTCCAACAACTGTTTTTTGAAACCTCGCTGGTGCAGGATGTGTGCAATATGCAGGCCGAGTCGCCCGATGACCTGCGTGCACTCACACTTCCAGTGACGCTGGTGTATGGCAAACAATCGCCTTGTCGCCCTGTGGCCAATACATTGCGCAAGTTGTTGCCCATTCGTGCCTTGTTGCTGATTGATTGCGGCCACTACATACCCAGCGAGGCACCCGAACCTTTGCGCGACGTGGTGGTGGGTACTTTGCGCTATGAAACTGCTGAAGAAAGCCTCCAAGAAAAACCGGTGGCCGATGCCGTGCAGGTGTCTGCATGA
- a CDS encoding glycosyltransferase yields the protein MANILFTAPPLVGHLNPALAVAKHLQSQGHVVAWAVHMDRVGNRMDPAMRCFDIGQFDPAGELDSTKVRGLESVRLFFEDYCVPMTRACFKPILNIIDDFKPDMLVVDHQMPAGALAAQAAGLPWVSLVTTTASILKLSDTLDEWVSAQFASLQDELLPAELHRARPDLSPHAVLVFSNQKLMGNLNQCLPAPYTFVGPTQGEGRAAVAFPWDKLKTGTRKVLLTLGTVSRDRDTRFFEVFLQAFAQMPDVQAIVVAPESLAELAPANVIVSSFVPQMELLPHMDVVVCHAGHNTVCEALRFGIPLGVAPIRDDQPVIARQVIDAGAGISIRFGKVTPAAALHTLNELLDNPVYRQAAQELATHFAQATGAQGAAQHIERLMNYTEVSTPCN from the coding sequence ATGGCAAACATTCTATTCACTGCACCGCCCCTGGTGGGCCACTTGAACCCGGCACTGGCGGTGGCCAAACACCTTCAGTCGCAAGGGCACGTGGTCGCCTGGGCTGTTCACATGGACCGCGTGGGTAACCGGATGGACCCGGCCATGCGCTGCTTCGACATTGGCCAGTTCGACCCGGCTGGTGAACTGGACAGCACCAAGGTGCGTGGTCTGGAAAGTGTTCGCCTGTTTTTTGAAGACTACTGCGTGCCAATGACACGGGCCTGTTTCAAGCCAATCCTGAACATCATTGACGACTTCAAACCCGACATGCTGGTCGTGGATCACCAGATGCCTGCAGGGGCGCTGGCAGCCCAGGCAGCAGGTTTGCCCTGGGTCAGCCTGGTGACCACGACCGCATCGATCCTGAAGTTGTCTGACACACTGGATGAATGGGTGTCTGCGCAATTTGCCAGCCTTCAGGATGAATTATTGCCTGCTGAGTTGCACCGGGCTCGACCCGATTTGTCACCGCATGCGGTGCTGGTATTTTCCAACCAGAAATTGATGGGTAACCTGAACCAGTGCTTGCCGGCCCCTTACACATTTGTGGGCCCAACACAGGGTGAGGGACGCGCAGCGGTTGCCTTTCCGTGGGACAAATTGAAAACCGGCACGCGCAAGGTCTTGCTGACATTGGGCACAGTGAGCCGCGACAGGGACACCCGGTTTTTTGAAGTATTCCTGCAGGCCTTTGCGCAAATGCCGGATGTACAGGCCATTGTGGTGGCCCCTGAAAGTCTGGCTGAACTGGCCCCGGCCAACGTGATTGTCAGCTCCTTTGTGCCGCAAATGGAGTTGTTGCCGCACATGGATGTAGTGGTTTGCCATGCAGGCCACAACACGGTGTGCGAAGCCTTGCGTTTTGGCATTCCGCTGGGTGTGGCACCCATTCGGGACGATCAACCCGTGATTGCCCGGCAGGTGATTGATGCGGGTGCGGGTATTTCCATCCGGTTCGGAAAAGTCACGCCAGCGGCCGCATTGCACACACTGAATGAACTGCTCGACAACCCTGTTTACAGGCAGGCAGCCCAAGAACTGGCCACCCATTTTGCCCAAGCCACAGGGGCGCAGGGTGCTGCACAGCACATCGAGCGTTTGATGAATTACACCGAGGTGAGTACACCATGCAATTGA
- a CDS encoding acyl carrier protein, with protein MTQTLILNLVVEKIRSTINEDWIHDFEIDLETRFNEDLEIESIEFVKIANAIQQHYGDRLNIAAWLSGKSINELIGLNVGQLVDYIETQTESK; from the coding sequence ATGACCCAAACCCTGATTTTGAATCTTGTTGTTGAAAAAATTCGCTCCACCATCAATGAGGACTGGATCCATGATTTTGAAATCGATCTTGAGACCCGCTTCAACGAAGACCTGGAAATCGAGAGCATTGAATTCGTCAAGATCGCCAATGCGATTCAACAGCATTATGGTGACCGTCTGAATATTGCTGCCTGGCTTTCAGGCAAATCGATCAATGAGCTCATTGGTTTGAATGTGGGTCAATTGGTTGATTACATCGAAACGCAGACAGAATCCAAATAA